One window from the genome of Haladaptatus paucihalophilus DX253 encodes:
- a CDS encoding XTP/dITP diphosphatase translates to MIRFVTGNEGKVREAREYLNDDVRQIDYDYTEVQSDDLAEIALHGAREAFEETGGEEPIVVDDAGLFIDAVGGFPGPYSAYVEDTLGVERVWQLAEREENRRAHFRCVVAYYDGENAETFSGAVPGTLVAPRGDGGFGYDPIFEHEGKTLAEMSTEEKNAISHRGRALAKFADWLAEQ, encoded by the coding sequence ATGATTCGGTTCGTCACCGGAAACGAGGGTAAGGTCCGCGAGGCGCGCGAGTATCTGAACGACGACGTTCGCCAAATCGACTACGACTACACGGAGGTGCAGAGCGACGACCTCGCCGAAATCGCGCTCCACGGCGCGCGCGAGGCGTTCGAGGAGACGGGCGGCGAGGAACCCATCGTCGTGGACGACGCGGGCCTGTTCATCGATGCCGTCGGCGGTTTCCCGGGACCCTACTCGGCCTACGTCGAGGACACGCTCGGCGTCGAGCGCGTCTGGCAACTCGCCGAGCGCGAGGAGAACCGCCGCGCGCACTTCCGCTGCGTCGTCGCCTACTACGACGGCGAGAACGCGGAGACCTTCTCCGGCGCGGTTCCGGGGACGCTCGTCGCGCCGCGCGGCGACGGCGGGTTCGGCTACGACCCCATCTTCGAACACGAGGGCAAGACGCTCGCCGAGATGAGCACGGAAGAGAAGAACGCCATCTCACACCGCGGGCGCGCGCTGGCGAAGTTCGCGGACTGGTTGGCAGAGCAGTAA
- the spt4 gene encoding transcription elongation factor subunit Spt4, with the protein MASNRLACRDCHAVVEADEEICPICNSTSLTEDWSGYVSIAHPEKSEIGQEMEVTKPGSYALKVR; encoded by the coding sequence ATGGCAAGCAACCGACTCGCCTGCCGCGATTGTCACGCCGTCGTCGAAGCGGACGAGGAAATTTGTCCCATCTGCAACTCCACCAGCCTCACCGAGGACTGGAGCGGCTACGTCTCCATCGCCCACCCCGAGAAGAGCGAAATCGGGCAGGAGATGGAAGTCACGAAGCCGGGGAGCTACGCACTGAAAGTCAGATAG
- a CDS encoding 30S ribosomal protein S24e, whose amino-acid sequence MEVEILSQEQNPMLHRTEVRFQIVHDEATPSRLSVRDSLAAKLDKNADEVVVHEMNTKFGMRKTVGYAKVYDSSEHARDIEQDYMLERNKITADSEGEAEPEAEEAE is encoded by the coding sequence ATGGAAGTCGAAATCCTCTCACAGGAGCAAAACCCAATGCTCCACCGGACTGAAGTGCGGTTCCAGATCGTTCACGACGAGGCAACGCCGTCGCGTCTCTCCGTCCGCGACAGCCTCGCGGCGAAACTCGACAAGAACGCCGACGAAGTAGTCGTTCACGAGATGAACACCAAGTTCGGCATGCGCAAGACCGTCGGCTACGCAAAGGTCTACGACAGCTCCGAACACGCCCGAGACATCGAGCAGGACTACATGCTCGAACGCAACAAGATCACGGCCGACTCCGAAGGCGAGGCGGAACCGGAAGCCGAGGAGGCTGAATAA
- a CDS encoding PIN domain-containing protein, translating into MDTSALMMPVESGVRVFDELDRLLGRFECVAPRAVLDELDGLSQGNGKEATAASVGADLATRCRTIDHEESYADDALVELGPEFDFVVTNDAPLRTRLLDAGVPVIHIRGKNKLAITQP; encoded by the coding sequence ATGGATACCAGTGCCCTCATGATGCCCGTCGAATCCGGCGTCAGGGTGTTCGACGAACTCGACCGGCTATTGGGTCGGTTCGAGTGCGTCGCGCCCCGCGCCGTTCTCGACGAACTCGACGGCCTATCACAGGGCAACGGAAAGGAGGCAACCGCGGCGAGTGTGGGTGCCGACTTGGCGACGCGCTGTCGAACCATCGACCACGAGGAATCGTACGCGGACGACGCGTTGGTCGAACTCGGTCCCGAGTTCGACTTCGTTGTCACGAACGACGCACCCCTTCGGACGCGCCTGCTCGACGCTGGCGTACCGGTAATTCATATAAGGGGGAAGAACAAACTCGCAATCACTCAACCATAG
- a CDS encoding DUF7504 family protein: MDGRETDEVVATEFARTLQQLKLQGCNLLLVGSVPDAVLSAASRKLFGDPDERRFRVAVLSGTPRTTVYERLPETTLGETATVIEHDTDAMPPHVRSPVVHVESGVRELTCSISEAITSFDVPGGFRPGELRFGLDSLASMLTRYDPTLVRQFLGIVGGQVRGANGMGHYVLPRPYDHELVGTLAPLFDGIVEYRVDAGREERWHFPNRDLRSPWLPL, translated from the coding sequence ATGGATGGGCGTGAAACTGACGAGGTGGTTGCGACCGAGTTCGCTCGGACGCTCCAGCAGTTAAAGCTGCAGGGGTGTAACCTCCTCCTGGTCGGTTCCGTCCCGGACGCCGTGCTGTCGGCGGCGAGCCGGAAACTGTTCGGCGACCCGGACGAGCGGCGGTTCCGGGTCGCGGTCCTGTCCGGGACGCCCAGAACGACGGTGTACGAACGGCTCCCGGAGACGACGCTCGGCGAAACTGCGACCGTTATTGAACACGACACGGACGCGATGCCGCCGCACGTTCGATCCCCGGTCGTTCACGTCGAGTCGGGTGTCCGCGAACTCACCTGCTCTATCTCGGAGGCGATAACGTCGTTCGACGTTCCGGGCGGTTTCCGACCGGGGGAACTTCGTTTCGGCCTCGACTCGCTGGCGTCGATGTTGACGCGCTACGACCCGACGCTCGTTCGGCAGTTCCTCGGCATCGTCGGCGGGCAAGTCCGCGGCGCGAACGGGATGGGACACTACGTCCTTCCGCGGCCGTACGACCACGAACTCGTGGGTACCCTCGCGCCGCTGTTCGACGGAATCGTCGAATACCGGGTCGATGCGGGGCGAGAGGAGCGGTGGCACTTCCCCAATCGGGACCTTCGCTCGCCGTGGCTCCCGCTGTGA
- a CDS encoding GTP-dependent dephospho-CoA kinase family protein — translation MTETVVSLPRALRGELKEPLGPIFTDAERLLETAETPIVAVGDVVTYHLESAGVTPDVALVDGITKRERVAPEVREAVSDDARRVTVENPAGVLTDDLLTALVAAIEAADPMVLVVEGEEDLAALPAVLAVPTGASVVYGQPDEGMVLARVSPELQAEVADLLARMDGETDRLFSLVGYTDCR, via the coding sequence GTGACCGAAACCGTCGTCTCGCTCCCGCGCGCGTTGCGCGGCGAGTTAAAGGAGCCACTCGGACCGATTTTCACCGACGCGGAGCGACTGCTCGAAACAGCCGAGACGCCCATCGTCGCGGTCGGCGACGTCGTTACCTATCACCTCGAATCGGCGGGCGTCACGCCGGACGTCGCGCTCGTCGATGGCATCACGAAACGCGAGCGCGTCGCCCCCGAAGTGCGCGAGGCGGTCAGCGACGACGCCCGACGCGTGACGGTCGAGAACCCGGCGGGCGTCCTCACGGACGACCTCCTCACGGCCCTTGTCGCGGCCATCGAGGCGGCCGACCCGATGGTCCTCGTCGTGGAGGGCGAGGAGGACCTCGCGGCGCTTCCCGCTGTTCTCGCGGTCCCGACGGGTGCGAGCGTCGTCTACGGGCAACCCGATGAAGGAATGGTGCTGGCGCGGGTTTCACCCGAGTTGCAGGCCGAGGTCGCCGACTTGTTGGCTCGAATGGACGGCGAGACGGACCGACTGTTCTCGCTCGTCGGCTACACGGACTGTCGCTAG
- a CDS encoding DNA-directed RNA polymerase, whose product MYKRARLKDTVEVPPQFLADVTPELVKRLLQDKLEGRMDEDVGSVVSVTEVHDIGEGAVLPNRPGVYYEAEFDALTFDPQMQEVVDGEVVEVVNFGAFVGIGPVDGLLHVSQISDEYLAFDEEGQALASRESNRALGVGDSVRTRIVTKSIDERNPRESKIGLTAKQVGLGKHGWLKEDRQKRHATTESE is encoded by the coding sequence ATGTACAAACGGGCCAGATTGAAGGACACGGTCGAAGTACCTCCCCAGTTCCTCGCGGACGTTACGCCGGAACTGGTGAAGCGGCTACTACAGGACAAACTCGAAGGACGGATGGACGAGGACGTTGGCAGCGTCGTCAGCGTCACCGAAGTGCACGACATCGGCGAGGGCGCAGTGTTGCCCAACCGCCCCGGCGTCTACTACGAAGCGGAGTTCGACGCGTTGACGTTCGACCCGCAGATGCAGGAAGTCGTCGACGGCGAAGTCGTCGAAGTCGTCAACTTCGGGGCGTTCGTCGGTATCGGACCGGTGGACGGCCTGCTCCACGTCTCACAGATTTCGGACGAGTACCTCGCGTTCGACGAGGAGGGCCAAGCGCTCGCCTCCCGCGAGTCCAACCGCGCCCTCGGCGTCGGCGACTCGGTTCGAACGCGTATCGTCACGAAGAGCATCGACGAGCGCAACCCGCGCGAGAGCAAAATCGGTCTCACGGCAAAGCAGGTCGGCCTCGGAAAGCACGGCTGGCTGAAAGAAGACCGACAGAAACGCCACGCGACGACGGAGAGTGAATAA
- a CDS encoding bifunctional N(6)-L-threonylcarbamoyladenine synthase/serine/threonine protein kinase: MRILGVEGTAWAASAALFDSETDAVFIETDAYQPESGGIHPREAAEHMSDAIPRVIETTLNEAAGDIDADDRSSSSKRVSPVDAVAFSRGPGLGPCLRIVGTAARALSQSLDVPLVGVNHMVAHLEIGRQRSGFDSPVCLNASGANAHVLGYRNGRYRVLGETMDTGVGNAIDKFTRHVGWSHPGGPKVEQAAKDGEYIDLPYVVKGMDFSFSGIMSAAKQAVDDGHAVEDVCFSLQENIFAMLTEVAERALSLTDRDELVLGGGVGNNARLREMLAEMCEQRGAEFYAPEPRFLSDNAGMIAVLGAEMLAAGDTIPVADSAVDSNFRPDQVSVTWRGREADAFRSDEADEVRGAEATVDIGPERVEKCRTPKSYRHPTLDATLRKERTTLEARLTSDARRAGVPTPVVYDVDLAESAIEFEHVGDADLRDEVTADRVRDVGRHLGTLHRNGIVHGDPTTRNLRCSADRTYVIDFGLGYYSDDVEDYAMDLHVFSQSLAGTADDAAELQRAFESSYEEAGDDAVLDQLREIEGRGRYQ, encoded by the coding sequence ATGCGAATTCTCGGCGTCGAAGGGACCGCGTGGGCGGCCAGCGCGGCTCTCTTCGATTCTGAGACGGATGCAGTTTTTATCGAAACTGACGCCTATCAACCCGAGAGCGGCGGCATTCATCCGCGTGAAGCCGCGGAACACATGAGCGATGCGATTCCGCGCGTCATCGAGACGACGTTGAACGAGGCGGCCGGGGACATCGACGCCGATGACCGAAGCTCATCGAGCAAACGGGTGTCGCCCGTTGACGCCGTTGCCTTCTCGCGGGGACCGGGACTCGGCCCGTGTCTGCGCATCGTCGGGACGGCAGCGCGAGCCCTGTCGCAATCGTTGGACGTGCCGCTCGTCGGCGTGAATCACATGGTCGCCCACCTCGAAATCGGGCGGCAACGCTCGGGCTTCGACTCCCCGGTCTGTCTGAACGCGAGCGGTGCCAACGCCCACGTCTTGGGCTACCGAAACGGTCGGTACCGCGTCCTCGGCGAGACGATGGACACGGGCGTCGGCAACGCCATCGACAAGTTCACCCGCCACGTCGGGTGGTCCCATCCCGGCGGGCCGAAGGTCGAGCAAGCCGCGAAGGACGGCGAGTACATCGACCTGCCCTACGTCGTGAAGGGGATGGACTTCTCGTTTTCGGGCATCATGAGCGCGGCGAAGCAGGCCGTGGACGACGGCCACGCCGTCGAAGACGTCTGCTTCTCGCTGCAGGAGAACATCTTCGCCATGCTGACGGAGGTGGCCGAACGCGCCCTCTCGCTGACCGATCGGGACGAACTCGTCCTCGGCGGCGGCGTGGGGAACAACGCGCGCCTCCGCGAGATGCTCGCCGAGATGTGCGAGCAACGCGGCGCGGAATTCTACGCCCCGGAACCGCGCTTTTTGAGCGACAACGCCGGGATGATAGCCGTCCTCGGCGCGGAGATGCTGGCGGCGGGCGATACGATTCCGGTCGCGGACTCGGCCGTGGACTCGAACTTCCGCCCCGACCAGGTGTCCGTCACGTGGCGCGGGAGGGAAGCCGACGCCTTCCGTTCCGACGAGGCCGACGAGGTTCGCGGCGCGGAAGCGACGGTGGACATCGGCCCGGAGCGCGTGGAAAAATGTCGGACGCCGAAATCTTACCGCCACCCGACGCTCGACGCGACGCTTCGAAAGGAGCGGACGACGCTCGAAGCGCGTCTCACCAGCGACGCGCGGCGTGCGGGCGTCCCGACGCCGGTCGTCTACGACGTCGACCTCGCGGAGTCGGCCATCGAGTTCGAGCACGTCGGCGACGCCGACCTCCGGGACGAAGTCACCGCCGACCGGGTGCGCGACGTGGGTCGGCACCTCGGAACCCTTCACCGAAACGGCATCGTCCACGGCGACCCGACGACGCGGAACCTCCGCTGTTCCGCCGACCGCACCTACGTCATCGACTTCGGCTTGGGCTACTACTCGGACGACGTGGAGGACTACGCGATGGACCTGCACGTCTTCAGCCAGAGCCTCGCCGGAACCGCCGACGACGCCGCGGAACTCCAGCGCGCCTTCGAATCGTCCTACGAGGAGGCGGGCGACGATGCGGTGCTCGACCAACTGCGCGAAATCGAAGGCCGCGGTCGGTATCAGTAG
- a CDS encoding DUF5808 domain-containing protein, protein MSDKETSGTLFGVPYNFERPSMGRMLSAYWKPGEGMLVEKPFGIGYTLNLANWRSWVILAVAGLMFWMESNKASETESENEPVEVIVDDD, encoded by the coding sequence ATGTCCGACAAGGAAACCTCCGGCACGCTCTTCGGTGTCCCGTACAACTTCGAACGACCCAGCATGGGCCGAATGCTCTCGGCCTACTGGAAGCCCGGCGAGGGAATGTTGGTCGAAAAGCCGTTCGGCATCGGTTACACGCTCAACCTCGCCAACTGGCGCTCGTGGGTCATCCTCGCCGTCGCCGGACTCATGTTCTGGATGGAGAGCAACAAGGCCTCCGAGACGGAATCCGAAAACGAGCCCGTCGAAGTCATCGTCGACGACGACTGA
- a CDS encoding 30S ribosomal protein S27ae: protein MPRHELYNDDGTTEREQCPRCGDSFLADHGDRLHCGKCSYTEWK, encoded by the coding sequence ATGCCGCGACACGAACTCTACAACGACGACGGTACGACCGAGCGCGAGCAGTGCCCGCGCTGTGGCGACTCGTTCCTCGCGGACCACGGCGACCGGCTTCACTGCGGCAAGTGCAGCTACACCGAGTGGAAGTAA